From a single Brassica oleracea var. oleracea cultivar TO1000 chromosome C5, BOL, whole genome shotgun sequence genomic region:
- the LOC106294002 gene encoding agamous-like MADS-box protein AGL17 encodes MTKKVKLALMENEKSRAITLKKRRSGLVKKVKEISTLCDVKACLIMFSPKEVEPMVWPSAEAARNLLKDFDALPAFTKKKNETSLESYLKEKTWKVHENLRKKTQKENEECMMDQLKVQLSSFPKLDDLDVKEIYSLISFSKDAIMHLRKKVGSVQHCPLRDPPVYPFEDQVKEFRTTTGGSQENERARKTYEEVNMASIGASKEKQTYYLMDKWIFPSLKQPSPQSHQQIMMNMASYNNSTLDPRCYQSYHPYQGSSSNGDHNLEMAPAFPPILACPDFVGPVSHPYPFDFISHEERSNAINNVFFPETLAPGNGTTAEEGNVGASSFDPSYIMDYPGINNHHF; translated from the coding sequence AAGGTAAAAGAAATATCAACATTATGTGATGTAAAAGCTTGTTTGATTATGTTCTCCCCTAAAGAGGTTGAACCAATGGTGTGGCCATCTGCTGAGGCGGCTCGTAACCTCCTCAAAGACTTCGATGCCTTGCCGGCGTTCACGAAGAAGAAGAATGAGACGAGTCTGGAGTCGTATCTGAAGGAGAAGACATGGAAGGTTCATGAGAATTTGAGGAAGAAGACTCAGAAGGAGAACGAGGAGTGTATGATGGATCAGTTGAAGGTGCAGCTAAGCAGCTTCCCTAAACTTGATGATCTTGACGTGAAGGAGATCTATTCATTGATCTCTTTCTCAAAGGACGCCATCATGCATTTGAGGAAGAAGGTAGGTTCGGTTCAGCATTGTCCTCTTCGCGATCCACCGGTGTATCCATTTGAAGACCAGGTCAAGGAGTTTAGGACCACCACAGGAGGCAGCCAGGAAAATGAGAGAGCTAGGAAGACTTATGAAGAGGTGAACATGGCTAGCATTGGTGCTTCAAAGGAGAAGCAAACCTACTACTTGATGGATAAATGGATTTTCCCATCTTTGAAGCAACCTTCCCCTCAAAGTCATCAACAAATCATGATGAACATGGCATCTTACAACAACAGCACTTTAGACCCTAGATGTTATCAGAGTTATCATCCATATCAGGGAAGTAGTAGCAATGGAGACCATAATTTGGAAATGGCGCCGGCTTTTCCACCAATCTTGGCCTGCCCTGATTTTGTTGGACCAGTGTCTCACCCATACCCTTTTGATTTCATAAGCCATGAGGAACGAAGCAACGCTATCAACAATGTTTTCTTTCCAGAGACACTAGCACCAGGAAATGGAACAACCGCCGAAGAAGGTAATGTTGGTGCTAGCTCATTTGATCCTAGTTATATTATGGATTACCCGGGAATTAACAATCATCATTTCTAG
- the LOC106343668 gene encoding uncharacterized protein LOC106343668, with the protein MARFLLLLCFLLAAALTSSLTSAGDDNHVYSPCSDSTVAVGDGFTFGIAFAAKDSFLGTNRSVQYSPCDRRRLSLNGNSELAVFRPKVDEITLLTINTSSSSSSYRPDSSKGYMVAFAGAKYAARSVPIMVADNDHVVTSFTLVLEFQKGRLENLFWKKDGCSKCTGDAKFVCLNKEECAIKRQSCTNQGGQVDCSLGIQLAFSGTDKHYTALNSWYEVANLKQYSLYGLYSNLKDSLSSQFSNIF; encoded by the exons ATGGCTAGATTCCTCCTCCTCCTCTGTTTCCTCCTCGCGGCAGCGCTTACGTCATCCCTGACATCCGCCGGTGACGACAACCATGTCTACTCGCCTTGCTCAGATTCCACCGTCGCGGTCGGCGATGGATTCACTTTCGGAATTGCCTTCGCGGCGAAAGACTCTTTCCTTGGCACCAACCGTTCCGTTCAGTACTCTCCTTGCGATCGTCGCCGCCTCTCGCTCAACGGAAACTCTGAGCTGGCCGTATTCAGACCTAAAGTCGATGAGATCACGCTCCTCACCATCAATACCTCTTCAAGTTCCTCTAGTTACCGCCCG GATTCCTCAAAGGGATATATGGTAGCGTTCGCTGGTGCAAAATACGCTGCGAGATCAGTTCCAATTATGGTTGCAGACAACGATCACGTCGTCACAAGCTTCACCCTT GTTCTTGAGTTCCAAAAGGGCAGGCTTGAGAACTTGTTCTGGAAGAAAGACGGATGCTCCAAATGCACTGGAGACGCGAAGTTCGTGTGCCTCAACAAAGAGGAATGCGCAATCAAAAGACAAAGCTGCACGAACCAAGGAGGGCAAGTGGATTGTAGCTTGGGGATCCAGTTGGCGTTTTCAGGCACGGATAAGCATTACACCGCGTTGAACTCTTGGTACGAGGTTGCTAATCTGAAGCAGTACTCGCTTTATGGCCTCTACTCTAATCTTAAGGATTCACTAAGCAGCCAGTTCAGTAACATCTTCTGA
- the LOC106293063 gene encoding putative phosphatidylglycerol/phosphatidylinositol transfer protein DDB_G0282179 → MSRFFLAISCFLFISTIVRATDVKYCDDNAQYQVKVQGVDISPYPIARGEQVTFSLASNTDNVISKGKLVIEVSYFGWHIHSETHDLCDETNCPVAIGDFLVAHSQVMPGYTPPGPYSLKMKMLDGHKELTCIKFSFDIGFGSSVADM, encoded by the exons ATGTCGAGATTTTTTCTGGCTATCTCTTGTTTTCTGTTCATCTCAACGATTGTCAGAGCCACCGATGTCAAGTACTGCG ATGATAACGCACAGTATCAAGTAAAGGTTCAAGGAGTTGATATATCGCCTTATCCTATTGCTCGAGGCGAGCAAGTTACTTTCAGCCTTGCTTCTAACACAG ACAATGTGATCTCAAAGGGAAAGCTGGTGATCGAAGTTTCATACTTTGGATGGCATATTCATTCTGAGACACATGATCTTTGTGATGAGACCAACTGTCCTGTCGCAATTGGAGACTTCTTGGTAGCACACTCGCAAGTTATGCCCGGTTATACTCCTCCT GGTCCATACTCACTTAAAATGAAGATGCTTGATGGGCACAAGGAGTTAACCTGCATCAAATTCTCATTTGACATTGGATTTGGATCATCAGTGGCCGACATGTAG
- the LOC106343655 gene encoding uncharacterized protein At5g06450-like encodes MYLSLAQSCPTSSSSHLSLSLRLRDQPLSQRNLKVSYHMANFDGPGFAMVDGYWIQTKAIDVESSTDISPYLSRLLEDCVWNGNRAIVFDLYWDVKSLDAKSEWRLSSVKLSTKNFCLFLRLPNPFTDNLKDLYRFFASKFVTFVGVQIEEDLVLLKENHGIVIRSSLEIGKLAAKARGTPIVEFLGTRELAHKILWYDMSRLDSIQSKWDEAGGNDRLEAAAIEGWLIYNVYDQLQQ; translated from the exons ATGTATCTTTCACTCGCGCAGTCATGTCCTACTTCGTCTTCTTCTCATCTTTCTCTCTCTCTCCGTTTACGAGATCAACCTTTGTCGCAGCGAAATCTCAAAG TTTCCTATCACATGGCCAACTTTGATGGGCCAGGGTTCGCTATGGTCGACGGTTACTGGATCCAGACCAAAGCCATCGACGTCGAATCCTCAACCGACATCTCTCCATACCTCTCCCGTCTCCTAGAAGACTGCGTCTGGAACGGTAACAGAGCCATAGTCTTCGACCTCTACTGGGACGTCAAATCTCTCGACGCAAAGTCAGAGTGGCGTCTCTCCTCTGTGAAGCTAAGCACCAAGAACTTCTGCCTCTTCCTCCGCCTCCCAAACCCCTTCACCGACAATCTCAAGGATCTCTACCGCTTCTTCGCTTCCAAGTTCGTCACGTTCGTCGGCGTCCAGATCGAGGAAGACCTTGTTCTGCTTAAGGAGAATCACGGGATTGTGATCAGAAGCTCCTTGGAGATTGGGAAGTTAGCTGCTAAAGCTAGAGGGACTCCGATCGTTGAGTTTCTTGGGACGAGAGAGTTGGCTCATAAGATACTTTGGTATGATATGAGCAGGCTTGATTCGATTCAGTCTAAGTGGGATGAAGCTGGGGGTAATGATCGTCTCGAAGCTGCTGCTATTGAAGGTTGGCTTATTTACAATGTATATGATCAGTTGCAGCAGTGA